In one Methanolacinia paynteri genomic region, the following are encoded:
- a CDS encoding ParA family protein, whose product MTFAHHKGGTGKTTSCINIAGFLQKKGEKVLVIDCDPQANATSGLGINPDECSVNMYDVYMNAFEGFPDVSIKDIIVETESGISLAPASLDLVGVEPYLYSIDDRLTVLKESLKPVENEYDHILIDTPPSLGQFVLNGFIAADRIIINLDSGMFAQKGVDNLKAIFEDIKEITGRRKSADMAIVTKTGDLHETKSSFQEIALIIKKMLKAAGEDENTEREKEIESMLSSFAGRTCSVPYDYNIIKAQLKGLPISHLFPDSPAAAAYREIAEIISVW is encoded by the coding sequence ATTACATTTGCCCATCATAAAGGAGGAACAGGAAAAACCACATCCTGTATAAATATTGCAGGATTTCTACAGAAAAAGGGGGAGAAGGTTCTTGTTATCGACTGCGACCCGCAGGCCAACGCCACCTCGGGTCTCGGAATAAACCCTGACGAATGCAGCGTAAATATGTACGATGTATATATGAATGCATTCGAGGGTTTTCCGGACGTATCCATAAAGGATATCATCGTCGAAACCGAATCGGGGATTTCACTCGCTCCGGCTTCCCTCGATCTCGTAGGCGTAGAGCCGTATCTCTACAGTATCGACGACAGGCTGACTGTGCTGAAAGAATCGCTGAAACCGGTAGAAAACGAATACGATCACATCCTGATAGACACTCCGCCGAGCCTGGGGCAGTTTGTCCTCAACGGCTTCATTGCTGCGGACCGGATCATAATCAACCTCGACAGCGGGATGTTCGCACAGAAAGGAGTAGACAACCTGAAAGCGATCTTTGAAGATATCAAAGAGATTACGGGACGGCGGAAGAGCGCCGACATGGCAATCGTCACGAAGACCGGAGATCTGCACGAGACGAAATCCTCTTTCCAGGAGATCGCCCTTATAATAAAAAAGATGCTGAAGGCGGCAGGCGAAGATGAAAATACCGAAAGAGAGAAGGAGATCGAATCCATGCTCTCATCATTTGCAGGCAGAACATGCTCCGTGCCCTACGACTACAATATAATAAAGGCACAGCTGAAAGGACTGCCGATATCGCATCTTTTCCCCGACAGCCCCGCGGCAGCAGCCTACAGGGAGATTGCAGAAATAATCAGCGTTTGGTGA
- a CDS encoding methyl-accepting chemotaxis protein, which yields MEKEYNNSKRPGRKALFVGATARPASAPEIKSEDPGREFTALVLETIDRFYSGEKEARIQAENVPGEYTPAADSINGLLDTLASSAPGAGEGSSSELESLLKDLEEKLGSSEEELETAREEVSRLNDIIKQKEDEVPETPEADLKELEDRYNSEIEELKQKILLKEEESLKRAEEIRAELEEKYDAGTEELKQTIAQKEERLHDLESGLKRAEEEKKQLAGQYEDRIKQQAQKTSGLEETNGRLLKEIEKLKTESGKIDELNKKIAQKEEENRALHARITEAEEDKKKLVRQSGEKIEQCTNRIAILEDENKKLSEKLNELSLKEKTEKEEIRAKIAEVEALKQRSETIVQQNPMPILLMNAGFDILVANSAYEEMSGISLHKITKMNARNFKILKQEGEGLGYAVKNKTRAKGEIEIEMPSGVHILEQYSIPILNNNKELKNILAVYNDITEIRRKDAEIEEIRQKEKEEAKVLSESADIITEKMIGMTSGDLTVKAEIFEGDPLAVLKTNFNKSVEEFRDLISDINEKANILEGTSEELSTNSDDIARANENLALVSEESAEFLKDLMDRFEKINLSISDLSASIEEISSTSQEVTKQANQAAVEGKNAAEIGREASEKMENVGKISQQSVTEINLLNQEMYKINEIIKLIRGIAEQTNMLALNAAIEAARAGEHGRGFAVVAGEVKNLAGESKEATQKIEQLISGIQQNSDKTVESMRHADEEIQSGIKSVNQAVEALNNIARDIEVASRGITEISHATETQANDINAFMRNIEEANALASGNLEKLEGMAAMAEEISATTEEVGSISHEMHDLSSDLQNTMKKFRMD from the coding sequence ATGGAAAAAGAATATAATAATTCCAAAAGACCGGGAAGAAAGGCACTCTTTGTCGGTGCTACAGCCAGACCTGCCTCCGCACCTGAGATTAAGAGCGAAGATCCGGGCAGGGAATTTACCGCCCTGGTCCTTGAGACGATAGACAGGTTTTATTCGGGAGAAAAAGAGGCCAGGATTCAGGCTGAGAATGTCCCCGGAGAATATACCCCTGCGGCAGATTCGATAAACGGTCTGCTCGACACCCTCGCATCCTCGGCCCCGGGAGCAGGCGAAGGAAGTTCAAGTGAACTCGAATCGCTGTTAAAAGATCTTGAGGAAAAACTCGGCTCTTCAGAAGAGGAACTGGAAACTGCAAGAGAGGAAGTATCCAGGCTGAACGATATAATAAAGCAAAAAGAAGACGAGGTACCGGAGACCCCCGAAGCAGACTTAAAGGAACTTGAAGACAGGTATAATTCCGAGATTGAAGAATTAAAGCAGAAGATCCTCCTAAAAGAAGAAGAGAGCCTGAAAAGAGCTGAAGAGATCCGGGCAGAACTCGAAGAGAAATATGATGCCGGGACCGAAGAACTGAAGCAGACGATAGCCCAAAAAGAAGAGAGACTACATGATCTCGAATCCGGATTAAAAAGGGCGGAAGAAGAGAAGAAACAGCTCGCCGGTCAATACGAAGACAGAATTAAACAGCAGGCCCAAAAGACTTCCGGACTTGAAGAGACCAACGGAAGGCTCTTAAAAGAGATAGAGAAATTAAAAACTGAATCCGGAAAGATCGACGAATTAAACAAAAAAATCGCCCAGAAAGAGGAAGAGAACCGTGCCCTCCATGCCAGGATAACGGAAGCGGAAGAAGACAAAAAGAAACTCGTCAGGCAGAGCGGAGAGAAGATCGAACAATGCACGAACCGGATCGCCATTCTCGAAGACGAAAATAAAAAACTCTCTGAGAAACTCAACGAACTCTCCCTGAAAGAAAAAACAGAAAAGGAAGAGATAAGAGCAAAAATCGCCGAAGTCGAGGCTTTGAAGCAGAGATCCGAGACGATCGTCCAGCAAAACCCGATGCCTATCCTCCTGATGAACGCGGGATTCGATATACTCGTTGCAAACTCGGCATATGAAGAGATGAGCGGAATCTCCCTGCATAAAATTACGAAGATGAATGCAAGAAATTTCAAGATATTAAAGCAGGAAGGCGAAGGTCTCGGGTATGCAGTCAAGAACAAGACCCGTGCCAAAGGCGAGATAGAGATTGAGATGCCGTCGGGAGTGCATATTCTCGAACAATACTCGATTCCCATATTAAACAATAATAAAGAGCTCAAAAATATCCTGGCGGTTTATAACGATATTACCGAAATAAGAAGAAAGGATGCAGAAATAGAGGAGATCAGGCAGAAAGAGAAAGAGGAGGCAAAAGTTCTCTCGGAAAGCGCCGATATTATCACCGAAAAGATGATCGGTATGACATCTGGCGACCTGACTGTAAAAGCAGAGATATTTGAAGGAGACCCCCTTGCGGTCCTGAAGACCAACTTCAATAAATCTGTCGAAGAATTCAGGGACCTGATCTCCGACATCAATGAAAAGGCAAATATCCTTGAAGGAACATCCGAAGAGCTCAGTACGAACAGCGACGATATAGCGAGGGCAAATGAAAACCTTGCCCTGGTATCGGAAGAATCCGCCGAGTTCCTTAAAGACCTCATGGACAGGTTCGAAAAGATCAACCTCAGCATCTCCGACCTCTCGGCTTCTATAGAGGAGATCTCGAGCACATCACAGGAGGTTACGAAACAGGCGAACCAGGCGGCGGTCGAAGGAAAGAATGCGGCTGAAATAGGCAGGGAAGCCTCGGAAAAGATGGAAAATGTCGGAAAGATCTCACAGCAGAGCGTAACCGAGATCAATCTCCTCAACCAGGAGATGTACAAGATCAACGAGATCATAAAGCTCATCAGGGGCATTGCCGAACAGACTAACATGCTCGCATTAAATGCAGCTATCGAAGCCGCGAGGGCAGGAGAACACGGACGCGGGTTCGCTGTTGTTGCAGGAGAAGTCAAGAATCTCGCCGGCGAATCAAAGGAAGCGACGCAGAAGATCGAACAGCTGATATCCGGAATCCAGCAGAACAGCGACAAGACTGTAGAATCCATGAGACATGCCGACGAGGAGATACAGTCTGGCATTAAAAGTGTAAATCAGGCCGTAGAAGCGCTCAACAACATAGCACGGGACATTGAAGTGGCTTCAAGAGGCATCACGGAGATCTCGCACGCGACCGAAACGCAGGCAAACGATATCAATGCATTTATGAGAAACATCGAGGAAGCCAATGCCCTCGCCAGCGGCAACCTTGAAAAGCTTGAAGGAATGGCCGCTATGGCAGAGGAGATCAGCGCAACCACCGAGGAAGTGGGAAGCATATCCCATGAGATGCACGATCTCTCCTCGGACCTTCAGAACACGATGAAAAAGTTCAGGATGGATTAA
- a CDS encoding CheR family methyltransferase encodes MEDNDFLLLKRSIERLLAIQCGSYKEDYIKRRVLSRMRIRGKENYKDYNTVLVAEKDEQEALRNALTINVTKFWRDKEVFDLIKSDIIPDIIRRKGKARIWSAGCSTGEEPYTLALIAYDLTRLKPDSQVTIYATDIDREVLKKAKEGIYDSKSLENLSEGQIRRHFTQIEDGKFQVKQHLKDMVRFSWHDLMSGKPAANYLDVVTCRNVTIYFTEQQKNDLAKMFHPALVSDGYYIMGKTEFMARELESLYKPYNALQKIYKKA; translated from the coding sequence ATGGAGGATAACGATTTTCTTTTGCTCAAGAGAAGTATTGAAAGGCTTCTCGCAATACAGTGCGGATCATACAAGGAAGACTACATAAAGCGCCGTGTGCTGTCCCGGATGAGGATTCGGGGAAAAGAGAACTATAAAGATTACAACACCGTCCTTGTCGCGGAAAAGGACGAGCAGGAGGCGCTCAGAAACGCACTTACAATAAATGTCACGAAATTCTGGAGGGACAAAGAGGTCTTCGACCTGATAAAGAGCGACATTATTCCCGATATAATAAGAAGAAAGGGAAAAGCCAGGATCTGGAGTGCAGGATGTTCGACCGGAGAAGAGCCTTACACTCTCGCCCTGATCGCATACGATCTCACACGCCTCAAACCCGACTCTCAGGTTACAATATACGCAACCGACATCGACAGGGAAGTCCTGAAGAAGGCTAAAGAGGGGATATACGATTCGAAATCGCTCGAAAACCTGTCCGAAGGCCAGATAAGAAGGCACTTCACCCAGATTGAAGACGGAAAATTCCAGGTCAAGCAGCACCTGAAGGACATGGTGCGGTTTTCATGGCACGACCTCATGAGCGGAAAACCTGCCGCAAATTACCTGGACGTCGTTACATGCCGCAATGTGACTATTTACTTCACGGAGCAGCAGAAGAACGATCTCGCAAAGATGTTCCACCCGGCACTTGTATCGGACGGCTATTACATCATGGGAAAAACGGAATTCATGGCAAGAGAACTTGAGAGCCTCTATAAACCCTACAATGCACTTCAAAAGATATACAAGAAAGCGTAA
- a CDS encoding DUF7123 family protein, whose protein sequence is MLEKYSGTQHKILYYLKSGLEKGKHYFKSKYIAKDLGLSPKEVGTNLAILAEICDELEISRWSYSNSTTWRVTARTA, encoded by the coding sequence ATGCTTGAAAAATATTCGGGCACTCAGCATAAAATCCTCTATTATCTGAAATCGGGTTTGGAAAAAGGCAAACATTACTTCAAATCGAAATATATCGCCAAAGATTTGGGTTTATCACCCAAAGAAGTTGGAACCAATCTTGCAATCCTTGCTGAGATCTGCGACGAACTTGAGATTTCGCGGTGGAGCTATTCAAACAGCACCACATGGCGCGTAACTGCCAGAACAGCCTGA